In the Besnoitia besnoiti strain Bb-Ger1 chromosome XII, whole genome shotgun sequence genome, one interval contains:
- a CDS encoding hypothetical protein (encoded by transcript BESB_024440), which translates to MLTGSNRGALADLLFSKLTTECNSRPSSCRRPGGFPLGGVRGLLTDPTPPGRSLRDSSGAHKPSPSGDEAASASGVLSLQRKGGARLQERRSGGGVEPREPTRAHLGVETPLAADRATHAGTAEDAAREARFAPSSRRGERITNPPGQAPPGRLLRVDLESRRGRDFTRAFNASLRGRSWAELGGDRKPGRARLGNAHASKHEGKTAEEAGADLRRATCALTPDAVRPFAPSSGLEALHPNALPRSSQVAATAQPCSREGAEMRAGKEQLRLNSEQLGGRLGGDHEARETRVLHLEFPKTRGGARHAEGASCDRKLEDEGAAQVAALQPAQEAALQAAPGEPVCAETRTRDRDRVSWTRAGWATEREQAERMGRARRGGERDLAGGQAPTADRPADRRRRVQEAWDLAELGRLSGEEAEEAVVVMEVARVFKRSLKQLLAPPVQTRASPSTAAHAAAPSASGFASSSSLLQQLLALPPAGGGAASQAEEPSAQGKTPLLLRSTRPLLFAFLYQTQERQFAYARQQREGRGQERHPEETAVAPRAVRLGQRRLLKLEEELASLQREMQTQREAPKRRAPAEERGLQIEAETLMVPPIFAKQLEDVLVENMERFSLVDLHLLLSLASAQASFAVSRLPFPSAVRTLGGGGAGGGVSASRLEASFPPSGSSRPSCVVGSLPSPFALAEEPDVCDEGARKAPSQKAWLLDALLSPHLLSRAADVAGHRLKQLHTQRRKCGEELGRLRPLFSFEGESRPAAGEDREGPFPPRREKAAASQAVEKEGRRDPQEARGEPPAWPRLSTSLSGSSSPAAPVYPSLLGASHRARLEAAWRDDHRRDAKTVERLLLLFVTLHARVAAIAASSGTQAPSSLLSLAPPCSADLPPFTGVTPHTASAASLRPSASSASPPVEGESRPATVPPPRKSLASPALISAFLDSLLQLLQTRSPLSPARPPSPPSALRAASSSKNEAGAEKPGRPLQGAAQPREKARGDQHPRQKDGTYANRHACKHEMRKPPESQDADAPTLRDRPCDAPLGEAAKGEAAREEAKTTRATETRTRVTQEQQKPDSLQATAGLRDSAQGQCFLSSKSTNTQALDTSFLLHPSSLSRLLLAFLTPFFQLSLAATATSEAARRGASTTEERALSVCGALREQLEHQKAKMKEKDLQRLVETLLALRALQRPHPAAPSPSAGRLSESVLTSGASSAPDSISTYASGLNQGESTSSLSSLMGDSSLPLSSAAFPSSTSKVPSFCAPLSDSSISSCAPPSALSSSVVAAVAEGRGGTLSLTSLAPFGASATCGEVRAAEATHRPDAAEGAALPQETGGHLEQKGVEGERKRGESGANARVDARVWKELDDLLESLLAEILRRDKHLASGVSPPLLALALRFVDERAGLVETAHLRERRGEATEAAEEVQALGDRLEREDRDARLKEMQAALRGLQGGARRGEKSGNGGWGPPVASKPCGKEAENPAPASTAPELQAEADEKARHEELTKKETRTSASPSASSAYPPVPLSHAAVSGSAVPSSVLESGAPAAASTGDRLSILQPFAASLLPASMASQARSVYGASVRLGEPRLNRRRLQQALRVLEGFSTLTKKLETKRRERELFRELVTFLLTQERKETSERRLRGDTSLITVSSPPNLVKRGMEAFLRQKQGGRRVALSLQDSLLLSSCSLLFHLQLGKLAGARQGRGNCLRAAVGADVSRSEEWSRPACADSRQGLAQDRGEAGADATLAGRMGRRDVDGEGETRALLHRLRDADIPYVGSVGVIKELQRLLLLPPESWERHFASLSLIRLAQLLKVSGHHYAAIQAFLKQNEEVLIVPGEASAAESSLKGLNAEGLPAGVRPAARTGRRRSALSASAPFARGGAARDAAEEEVAEAGSEVKERRQLQASQDASEERAGACLQDRNVRRVPRLQAALTGASQAEAAAVEGREGDALGSLPAAASATRQADPVSFLSFAASPEGRLDAFLLTLLRVLLLQLYRLPARPSSASRASLPEESPRPPEPFFPSASSPAASLAPAPAAAEAPPTGASVFSVSPLSPSAALPGALSLLSADAELPLAPSPPSCVAAPAVPSVFHSVPQSAALAVSLLNALAILQQQLREAPADSFARRSDQGRGAVSLQCLVWKAAEDVVCMLLTGERLQKLSLLHFLRLAVASNSLFLAAAPPGAPMPPSADGQGHTAWSPQTEKSRRLGTESRASSAAEGLGGPETPGTADAPEGKREGDVRGHRGPSQGDAEAYERAFGTPRQAQGCPRTLLPSPRLRRHFLALAATAASLLQPRASGDSAAVSSARRTGTGSGDAGDASSREGDAPGRARDKLRSGDRAENARLTGTGRTEAESLARRSRREGAEGRQPDRPTAVSPSTAGGKTSKDLAPPLGVSCAIPATALAPLTRCFAEGYRHLRELSLQAKRWEVSGLRDREGGRPVGALLPALPSSASSPWHFGPELNGGRAEDGCLRSTLLSLRGEEMDMLTALEEAYEEVLLLLAAAAVRAHHRLAKGTHLKAIGQALLFSVASPAFLPFFAFVFSPSTGLSSRTNDRLHPGGGEAKFETALVPPGDVEAAATGLCLFLRYLARCRLEPSSALSSASLQALRSSGSPASSSFCVPESPSSSRSAISYAATAASSAVPFRPPHSAAAVLRKAVASTASASSLLGSSAQPRSDAPLPREGDARAPDSPPSAGHSAETWRSPASAGRGEGGSLASTRGRRRRAPWHGAGRARPSEENSLRRGSAGEARGAFDPGDESAAGLLRQLMNLFVDAAELAARQTDAPPGLTASQEGISGRERGRGERRVSEDETSDAHKPREDSVAGGRAGARERGRRRRTELYLQALRLLSEENVGNLFGRALAVPASHEESKEFADLKKRTIRALLRLAAPPLSP; encoded by the exons ATGTTGACCGGCAGCAACCGCGGCGCTCTGGCAGACTTGCTTTTCTCGAAACTCACCACAGAATGTAACTCGAGGCCCTCGTCCTGCCGTCGCCCGGGCGGCTTTccgctcggcggcgtgcgcggcctgctcACGGACCCTACTCCCCCCGGGCGCTCTTTGCGCGACTCAAGCGGCGCCCACAAACCCTCTCCGtcaggcgacgaggctgcctccgcctcgggcgttctctcgctgcagagaaaaggaggagcGAGACTTCAGGAacgccgaagcggaggcggcgtggAGCCCCGCGAGCCCACGCGGGCGCACTTGGGCGTGGAAACGCCGCTTGCTGCGGACAGAGCGACTCACGCGGGAActgccgaggacgccgcgcgggaggcgcgcttcgcgccctcgtccaggcgcggcgaacgcaTAACAAACCCTCCAGGGCAGGCGCCCCCAgggcgcctcctgcgcgtcgacCTTGAGAGCCGACGCGGTAGAGACTTCACGCGGGCCTTCAACGCGAGCCTCCGCGGACGTTCTTGGGCTGAACTGGGCGGGGACAGAAAGCCAGGTAGAGCGCGCCTCGGAAACGCACACGCAAGCAAGCACGAGGGAAAAACTGCTGAAGAAGCGGGCGCCGaccttcgccgcgcgaccTGCGCACTCACGCCAGACGCAGTCCGACCTTTCGCCCCGTCGTCAGGACTCGAAGCCCTGCATCCGAACGCCCTCCCGCGAAGCAGCCAAGTCGCCGCTACGGCGCAGCCGTGTagccgagaaggcgcagagatgCGTGCGGGAAAGGAGCAGCTTCGTCTGAACTCCGAGCAGCTCGGTGGACGCCTGGGCGGGGAccacgaggcgcgagaaacAAGAGTTTTGCACCTGGAGTTTCCCAagacgcgtggaggcgcgcggcacgctgaaggcgcgagctgcgatcggaagctggaagacgagggagcggcgcaggtggcggctttgcagccggcgcaggaggcggctttgcaggcggcgccaggcgagccggtctgcgcggagacgcggacgagggACAGAGATCGCGTGAGCTGGACGCGGGCAGGTTGGGCAACCGAGAGAGAGCAAGCAGAGCGCATGGGGAGGGCCCGAAGGGGGGGAGAGCGCGACTTGGCGGGGGGGCAGGCTCCGACAGCCGACCGCCCAGCCGACCGCCGAAGGAGAGTTCAAGAGGCTTGGGACCTCGCAGAGTTGGGTCGCCTCTCgggggaagaagcagaggaggcagtCGTGGTTATGGAAGTTGCGCGTGTCTTTAAAAGATCTCTAAAGCAGCTGTTGGCGCCCCCTGTTCAAACCCGTGCGTCTCCCTCGAccgctgcgcatgcggctgcgccctcggcttcaggcttcgcctcctcgtcgtccctTCTTCAGCAGCTCCTTGCCCTTccccccgccggcggcggcgcggcctcgcaggcggaggagccttCTGCGCAGGGGAAGACGCCCCTCCTTCTGCGTTccacgcggccgctgctcttcgcctttctctACCAGACCCAGGAGCGGCAGTTCGCGTAcgctcgccagcagcgcgaggggcgaggaCAAGAGAGGCACCCAGAGGAaaccgcggtcgcgccgcgggccgTGCGACTGGGGCAGCGCCGTCTGCTCAAACTGGAGGAGGAGCTGGCGTCTCTACAGCGTgagatgcagacgcagcgcgaggcaccCAAGCGACGAGCGCCGGCCGAAGAAAGGGGACTGCAGATCGAGGCGGAGACTCTTATGGTTCCCCCCATTTTCGCCAAACAACTAGAAGACGTACTCGTGGAGAATATGGAGAGGTTTTCTCTCGTTGACCTCCACCTTCTTTTATCTCTTGCGTCGGCACAAGCAAGCTTCGCCGTCTCACGCCTGCCGTTTCCTTCAGCCGTACGTaccctcggcggcggcggggcgggagGCGGGGTTTCTGCCTCTCGGTTAGAGGCGTCGTTTCCCCCGAGCGGCTCAAGCCGTCCTTCCTGCGTGGTGGGCTCTCTCCCGTCTCCTTTCGCTCTTGCGGAGGAGCCTGACGTctgcgacgagggcgcgaggaaggccccGAGTCAGAAGGCGTGGCTGCTTGACGCGTTGCTGTCGCCGCATCTCCTGTCGCGTGCGGCAGACGTCGCGGGTCACAGACTGAAACAGCTGCATACCCAACGGCGAAAGTGCGGCGAGGAACTCGGGCGGCTCCGCCCTCTTTTCTCGTTTGAAGGGGAGTCTCgcccagccgcaggcgaagaccGAGAAGGCCCGTTCCCCCCCcggcgagagaaggcggcggcatcACAGGCTGTGGAGAAAGAGGGCCGCAGGGACCCTcaagaggcccgcggcgagccgccggccTGGCCACGGCTCTCCACGTCTCTGTCgggttcctcctcgcccgcagcACCCGTGTATCCTTCCCTGCTAGGCGCCTCACACAGAGCGCGACTCGAAGCCGCCTGGCGAGACGACCACCGGCGCGATGCAAAAACTGTtgagcgcctgctgcttctgtTTGTGACTCTCCACGCCCGCGTGGCGGCGATCGCAGCCTCCAGCgggacgcaggcgccttcttctctcctctctctcgcgcctccttgcTCTGCTGATCTGCCCCCCTTCACGGGCGTCACCCCTCACACGGCTTCCGCTGCTTCTTTGCggccctcggcgtcctctgcgtctccgcctgtgGAAGGGGAGTCTCGCCCTGCGACggtcccgccgccgcgcaagTCTCTCGCCAGCCCAGCCTTGAtcagcgccttcctcgattcgcttcttcagcttcttcaaacgcgctctccgctctctcctgcgcgcccgccctcaCCTCCTTCGGCCCTGCGTGCAGCGAGCTCCTCCAAGAACGAagcgggcgcagagaagccgGGAAGGCCACTGCAAGGAGCAGCACaaccgcgcgagaaggcgcgaggagaccaACACCCCCGACAAAAAGACGGTACATACGCGAACCGACACGCCTGTAAACACGAGATGCGGAAGCCCCCTGAGTCGcaggacgccgacgcgcccaCGTTGCGCGACCGTCCGTGCGACGCGCCTCTTGGTGAGGCCGCgaaaggcgaagcagcaagagaggaagcgaagacaactcgcgcgacagagacacgGACCCGCGTGACTCAAGAACAGCAGAAGCCGGACTCACTGCAAGCGACGGCAGGCCTCCGCGACAGCGCCCAAGGGCAGTGCTTTTTATCTTCGAAGTCAACAAACACACAGGCGCTGGACACTTCGTTCCTGCTTCatccgtcttctctctcgcgcttgctTCTCGCTTTCTTGACTCCGTTCTTCCAACTCTCCCTGGCAGCGACAGCCACGAGCGAAGCGGCCAGACGAGGCGCCTCAACGACAGAGGAGCGAGCGCTGTCGGTCTGTGGCGCACTCCGCGAGCAGCTCGAGCACCAGAAAGCAAAAATGAAGGAAAAAGATTTGCAGAGACTCGTGGAAACTCTGCTGGCACTTCGCGCGCTTCAGCGACCGCACCCAGCAGCCCCCAGCCCGTCCGCGGGGCGCCTCTCAGAGTCCGTCTTGACGTCGGGTGCTTCATCCGCGCCAGATTCCATCTCAACGTACGCTTCGGGTTTGAACCAAGGCGAGTCGACAtcttctctgtcgtctctcATGGGCGATTCCTCAttgcctctctcgtctgcagcTTTCCCTTCGTCTACGTCGAAGGTACCCTCTTTTTGCGCGCCGCTCTCAGACTCCTCCATTTCGAGTTGCGCACCTCCTTCAGCTCTTTCGTCTTCCGTGGTGGCGGCTGTCGccgaaggaagaggaggcacaTTGTCGCTTACGTCTTTGGCGCCCTTCGGTGCCTCCGCGACCTGCGGCGAGGtgcgcgcagcggaggcgacacaCCGTCCAGAcgcggccgaaggcgcggcgtTGCCTCAGGAGACGGGGGGGCACCTTGAGCAGAAGGGCgtggagggggagaggaaacgcggagAATCGGGCGCGAATGCGCGAGTCGACGCGCGAGTTTGGAAGGAACTCGATGACCTCCTGGAGTCTCTTCTGGCTGAGATTCTTCGCAGAGACAAGCACCTGGCGTCCGGCGTGTCTCcacctcttctcgcgctcgcacTCCGCTTCGTGGACGAACGCGCTGGCCTCGTGGAGACCGCACATCTTCGGGAGCGCaggggcgaggcgacagaggcggcggaggaagtcCAAGCTCTCGGGGATCGCTTAGAGAGGGAAGACCGAGACGCCAGACTGAAGGAgatgcaggcggcgctccggggtctgcagggcggcgcgcggcgcggcgaaaagTCAGGGAACGGGGGGTGGGGGCCTCCCGTGGCTAGCAAGCCCTGTGGAAAAGAGGCAGAAAatcctgcgccggcgtcgacggcgccTGAGCTGCAGGCcgaagcagacgagaaggcgcggcacGAAGAACTCACAAAGAAGGAAACACGgacttccgcgtcgccctcggcctcgtctgcttATCCTCCTGTCCCTCTCTCGCATGCCGCCGTCTCGGGGTCCGCGGTTCCTTCGTCTGTTCTCGAGTcgggcgcgccagcagcggcctCCACAGGCGACCGCCTCTCCATCTTGCAGCCTTTTGCAGCCTCGCTCCTCCCTGCCTCGATGGCGTCTCAAGCTCGCAGCGTCTACGGCGCCTCGGTGCGCctgggcgagccgcggctgaaccggcgccggctgcagcaggcgctgcgcgtgctaGAGGGCTTCAGCACACTCACGAAGAAGCTCGAGACGAAGCGACGGGAGCGTGAACTCTTTCGCGAACTCGTGACTTTCCTTCTCACGCAAGAACGCAAGGAGACAAGCGAGCGCCGACTGCGGGGAGACACGAGCTTGATCACAGTTAGCAGCCCTCCTAACCTGGTGAAGCGCGGCATGGAGGCGTTTCTGCGGCAGAAGcaaggcggaaggcgagttGCCCTCTCGCTCCAAGactcgctgcttctctcgtCCTGCTCTCTACTCTTTCACCTGCAGCTCGGCAAACTCGCGGGCGCACGACAGGGTCGGGGAaactgtctccgcgccgccgtagGCGCAGACGTCTCCAGAAGCGAAGAATGGTCGCgccccgcctgcgcagactcACGGCAAGGCCTCGCCCAAGAtcgaggcgaagcaggcgccgacgcgactCTGGCGGGCCGAATGGGACGGCGCGACGTcgacggagagggagagacgagggcgcTTCTTCACCGGCTACGTGACGCCGATATTCCGTATGTGGGCTCTGTGGGGGTGATTAAGGAACTGCAGAGGCTGCTGTTGCTTCCGCCTGAGAGCTGGGAGCGGCATTTCGCGTCGCTTTCGCTCATtcggctcgcgcagctcctcaaGGTCTCGGGGCACCACTACGCCGCGATCCAGGCATTCCTCAAGCAAAACGAAGAGGTCCTGATTGTGCcgggggaggcgagcgcagcggaaAGCAGCCTGAAGGGACTGAACGCCGAAGGCCTGCCCGCGGGCGTGCGCCCAGCCGCGCGGACTGGGCGGAGACGCTCTGCgctgtcggcgtctgctccgttcgctcgaggaggcgcagcccgtgacgcggctgaggaggaggTGGCTGAGGCGGGCAGCGAAGTCAAGGAGAGGCGACAGCTCCAAGCAAGCCAGGACGCGAGCGAagagcgcgcaggcgcctgcctgcAGGATCGGAATGTGAGGCGAGTGCCAAGACTGCAGGCCGCCCTCACAGGGGCGTCAcaggcggaagcggcggcggtggagggtcgggagggagacgcccttggctctctccccgctgcggcttcggcgaCACGCCAAGCAGACCcagtctcctttctctcctttGCGGCATCGCCCGAGGGACGACTGGATGCGTTTCTTCTCACActtcttcgcgtccttctgctgcagctttATCGCCTGCCAGCCaggccctcctccgcgtcgcgggcctctctccctgaggagtctcctcgtccgccgGAGCCCTTTttcccctctgcgtcttcgccagctgcgtccctcgcgcctgcgcctgcggccgcagaagcCCCGCCAACAGGCGCGAGCGTCTTCTCGGTTTCACCCCTCTCCccgtccgccgccctccctggcgctctgtctctgctgtccGCGGATGCGGAGCTTCCTCTGGCaccctcgcctccgtcgtgtgtcgctgcgcccgccgtccCGAGCGTCTTCCACAGCGTGCCGCagtccgccgctctcgcggtGAGCCTTTTGAACGCCCTGGCGattcttcagcagcagctgcgcgaggcacCCGCGGACTCCTTtgcacgccgcagcgaccagggtcgcggcgcggtGTCCCTGCAGTGCCTGGTTTGGAAGGCAGCCGAAGACGTGGTCTGCATGCTCCTTACCGGCGAGAGACTGCAGAAACTGTCGCTGCTCCACTTTCTtcggctcgccgtcgccagcaacagtctctttctcgccgcagcgcctcctggcgCCCCGatgcctccctccgccgaTGGCCAGGGACACACGGCGTGGtcgccgcagacagagaaaagCCGACGCCTGGGGACGGAGTCACGCGCCAGTTCGGCGGCAGAGGGGCTGGGCGGACCGGAGACGCCAGGCACCGCAGACGCTCCCGAAGGAAAGCGAGAAGGGGACGTTCGCGGGCACCGCGGTCCATCtcagggcgacgcagaggcataCGAGAGGGCCTTCGGCacgccgcgccaggcgcaggGCTGTCCCCGGACTCTCCTGCCTTCTCCCAGACTGCGGAGACActttctcgcgctcgcggcgaccgcggcctcgctgctgcagccgcgagcctcTGGGGActccgcggctgtctccaGTGCCCGCCGAACGGGGACGGGAAGCGGAGATGCCGGAgacgcttcttcgcgcgaaggagacgcgccagGGCGCGCCCGTGACAAATTGAGAAGTGGCGATCGAGCCGAAAACGCAAGGCTTACGGGGACTGGGCGCACGGAAGCAGAGAGCCTGGCGAGACGAAGCAGGCGCGAAGGAGCAGAGGGACGACAGCCAGACAGGCCGACAGCGGTTTCGCCTTCTACTGCCGGGGGGAAGACTTCCAAGGACTtagcgccgccgctgggagTCTCCTGTGCGATTCCGGCGAcagcgctcgcgcctctgacGCGGTGCTTTGCCGAGGGGTACAGACACCTGCGAGAGCTGTCTCTACAGGCGAAGCGGTGGGAGGTGTCGGGCCTTCGGGACCGCGAAGGAGGGCGCcccgtcggcgccctcctgcCGGCTCTcccgtcttctgcctcgtctccatGGCATTTCGGGCCGGAGTTGAATGGTGGGCGAGCAGAGGACGGCTGCCTGCGCTCCACTCTGCTGTCACTTCGAGGGGAAGAAATGGATATGCTAACGGCACTCGAGGAAGCTTACGAGGAGGTGCTTCTTCTCCtagctgcggcggcagtccGGGCACACCATCGGCTGGCCAAGGGAACTCATCTGAAGGCAATAG gCCAGGCACTGCTCTTTAgcgtcgcgtcgcctgcgttccttccttttttcgctttcgttttctctccctcgacCGGATTGTCAAGCCGAACGAATGACAGACTGCACCCGGggggcggagaagcgaaGTTCGAGACGGCCCTCGTGCCGCCTGGCGATGTGGAGGCGGCTGCCACTGGCCtttgtctctttcttcgaTATCTCGCTCGTTGTCGGCTGGAACCGAGCTCTGCCTTGTCGTCCGCATCTCTCCAGGCTTTGCGGAGCTCCGGTAGTCCCGCGTCATCTTCATTTTGCGTGCCGgagtctccttcttcgtcgcgaTCTGCTATTTCATACGCGGCtaccgcggcctcctccgctgtcCCCTTCCGGCCTCCTcactccgccgcggcagtcctGCGCAAAGCCGTCGCGTCGACcgcgtccgcttcttctctcctcggctCCTCAGCTCAGCCTCGCAGCGACGCCCCGTTGCCGCGTGAAGGGGACGCGAGAGCGCCTGACTCTCCCCCATCTGCAGGGCATTCCGCGGAGACCTGGAGAtcgcccgcgagcgctgggcgcggagagggaggctCGCTGGCAAgcacgcgcggcaggcgcagacgcgcgccctGGCACGGAGCTGgacgcgcgcgtccttcggAAGAAAACTCCCTGAGGcggggctccgccggcgaggcgagaggcgccttTGATCCTGGAGACGAGTCAGCCGCGGGCCTCCTGAGGCAGCTGATGAACCTCTTCGTGGACGCGGCCGAGCTCGCGGCAAGACAGActgacgcgccgccgggccTGACCGCCTCTCAGGAAGGGATTAGtggcagagagaggggcCGGGGCGAACGCCGAgtcagcgaagacgagacgtCTGATGCGCATAAACCGCGAGAGGACAGCGTCGCGGGCGGTCGCGCAGGTGCGCGGgagcgcgggcggaggcgcagaacgGAGCTCTATCTCCAGGCTTTGCGGCTGCTCAGCGAAGAG AACGTTGGCAACCTTTTCGGCCGCGCTCTTGCAGTGCCCGCGTCTCACGAGGAGTCTAAGGAGTTCGCGGACTTGAAAAAGAGAACGATTCGtgctctcctccgtctcgccgCTCCTCCCTTGTCGCCCTGA
- a CDS encoding hypothetical protein (encoded by transcript BESB_024450) yields the protein MFFISRAAEPSGGKGPQEHFLRGQLVFQGSEVPKVSASVSTVLEALLRLALAAGRVTSHTSSPAVRRRSH from the coding sequence ATGTTTTTTatcagccgcgccgccgagccttCCGGCGGCAAAGGCCCTCAGGAGCATTTTCTCAGAGGGCAGCTCGTTTTTCAGGGTTCCGAAGTGCCCAAAGTCTCGGCAAGCGTCTCGACCGTCCTCGAGGCCTTGCTCCGCCTCGCGTTGGCTGCCGGTCGCGTCACCTCCCACACCTCCTCCCCCGctgtccgcaggcgctcaCACTGA
- a CDS encoding clustered-asparagine-rich protein (encoded by transcript BESB_024460), whose product MDKVTRKIFVGSIPHTVTEEELRKKVGEHGGVTALFYMMDQTAGDRGWAFVTYETVMDAQAAIDAMNDKKIFEGSSTPIEARFANQKPTPKSAVFQDKPASATGAASATTSSVWQQFFTPEGHAYYYNTTTGVTQWEKPEDFETASAPPPPVSASPVGFVNNTVTRFGPPGSNVFVASIPTDWNDIDLIQHFQHFGNILSARIQRCSQGNSRGFGFVSFDNPQAAVNAIRGMNGFSSGGKFLRVCLKKGEEQYLTPAMQAQIAGFVDERRPRHTMRPY is encoded by the exons ATGGATAAGGTTACGAGGAAGATTTTCGTGGGAAGTATCCCTCACACTGTGACGGAG GAGGAGCTTCGCAAGAAAGTGGGTGAACATGGCGGGGTCACAGCTCTCTTCTACATGATGGATCAGACTgcgggcgaccgcggctGGGCCTTTGTGACCTACGAGACCGTCATGGATGCGCAGGCTGCCATAGATGCCATGAACGACAAAAAAATCTTCGAG GGAAGCTCCACTCCGATCGAGGCGCGCTTCGCAAACCAGAAACCTACGCCGAAATCCGCCGTTTTCCAGGATAAACCTGCAAGCGCCACAGGGGCCGCTTCAGCGACAA CCTCGTCGGTTTGGCAGCAGTTCTTCACTCCCGAGGGTCACGCCTATTACTACAACACGACCACGG GCGTGACGCAGTGGGAGAAGCCAGAGGACTTTGAGACGGcctctgccccccccccgccagTCAGCGCTTCCCCTGTCGGGTTTGTTAACAACACAGTGACGCGGTTCGGGCCTCCCG GAAGCAATGTCTTCGTGGCCAGCATTCCAACTGACTGGAACGACATCGACTTGATTCAGCACTTTCAGCACTTTGGGAATattctctccgcgcgcatCCAGCGATGTTCACAGGGAAACAGCCGAGGCTTCGGCTTCGTGTCCTTCGACAATCCGCAGGCG GCAGTGAACGCGATTCGAGGCATGAATGGcttcagcagcggcggcaagTTCCTGCGAGTCTGCCTCaagaagggagaggagcAATACCTCACTCCGG CAATGCAGGCACAAATTGCGGGCTTCGTGGAcgagcggcgcccgcggcacaCCATGCGGCCGTACTGA